Genomic segment of Pochonia chlamydosporia 170 chromosome 1, whole genome shotgun sequence:
GTCTGTATACTCGAGAACATGTCTGGCCACAGCCATTGCGTCCTTGATCCTACGAAGAGAGGCTACGGCGCCGACGTTGAACGTATTACCGTCCATGATCATGGCGTCGAGGGTGGTTTCGCAGTTTTCGGCGGGTGAACCACCGTAGCCTACTGTGCCGCGACATTGCTTGTCTTCACAGGTTGTGCCGCCGATTTGGACGGCATTGAGGACGGATTGGGAGTTGAGGAGGGCTTCGTGTGCGGCGTCTGCGGCGACTGTTGCTGGACCGCCCCAAGTGTGGACGATGATGGGggtgatggtgtttgttgcGAGGGCGAGGGGGAGGAGTGGTAAGAGTGTATGGGGGATGGATGAGCGCATATTGATTTCCGGGAATTGCAGATACACCAAGTTAGGGTTGTGTGAAGGATGTCAATTTAATTAGATGAGGTTGTTTGTCTTGGATTACAAGTACTGTAGACAGCTATGGACTGACTATGTAAGGGAGAGACGAAAGACATGGCTCTTTTTGTAAGGGTTTTTGAGTGGGGGCGTCCTATTCACAACAATGGAAAAGTTAGAAATGAGTGGTCAGAGCAAATGTTGGCCATAAAATGAATGGTCATAAGATTTTGGAGCTATCGATGACAAGAAGTGAATTCAATTGACAGAACCGCGCGATGCGGTTGAAGACTCGGATTGCTGGATTGAGCGGGAATAAGTCACGCTGACATGACACGGACCAGACCTTTGCAGGAATTGATTCTATTCTTTGCCGGAATGGGGTGCGTGCTTGGTCATTTGAAGggttggttttgttttgacAGACGTCATGAGGTGCTCATGTGTTCATCTCGACATTGCTGTCTAAGATGTTGGGCTTCACATTCAAGCAACCAACCGACTAAATGAGGAttgttggttcaatgttcttcaagtcagcttcctcttGAAGCTTAGGGGCTTGGCAAACCATGTAAGCAACCACAGTTGGTTGAGACTCATTATAAATTATTCTATTCATACTGTACAGTACCAGTTGAACAACTAAATGTTGTATTTCTTGTTTCCGCTTGTAAGTGTGGCTGATACCAGGAACCAACAGTAACTAAACTGGTTACGGAACGAGTTGAAAACGAGGTGTGGTAAgagttgtctggtggctgacaCTAAACAAAGTCCCTGACCATGTGGGGTAATCAAGCAGTCCAGTCTGACTGCGTATATATTCAATCCGATGCCCACTCCTGCTTACCTTTGAAACTCTTCCTTGTTTTCTCATGTGAAGGCTGTCTTGTACAACTCACGCGGCGTTTCGACAACGCCCGCAAGTTTGCTGTATGAGCTAATTGGAAGGATTTCGCGTATATACATCTCGTAAATTGATCAAGCTTACTCTGCGTCATTACATGTTATAAAATGACGGCAGACCCCCCAACTGTAGTCtccccaaagccaaggcagcctGTTGCCGTGGCTGGCCTCATTCAACACGCCATCGCCATTTATCAATTCTTGGTGTCTGTTCATCGAGATGACTTGGCAGATGGTAATCTTACAGTTTCCACGTCACATATTCATACCCTATCCTCCAAGCTGGATGACATTGTTGCGGTCCTTGAAAAACATGTTGGCCACAACGACCATGACATCGGTTCTCTTCCATGGGCATGTCACAAGGTCGGTCAAGATCTCAGCTTGAAACTCAATCGCATCAAGAGCCATTTTGCTGCTGCGGATGATATACGCACGGTTGAGTTTCGTAAAGTTTGGCCAGCTGTTGACATTGAGGCGCTTGGGGACCGTCTGCACGAACTCGCTGGCCGCTACCCTGATGCACGTATCACTTTCAAGTGAGTTACGTCTTGATTTCACTCGAATCGCATGTTGACTTTTTAATAGAACTTCTGCAATTTATACTGGCTCGGAAACGACCGCTTTCGAAAATGAGGCTCGCCGAGACGATGGCCAAGACGAAAtgtaccagaccaaactggaTTTCAGCGAAAAGAGTGTCATGAAAATGCCACGCAAGAGCAAAGTGAAAGCTGGCCCGGTTGGAATATTTCAAGATAATGTTCCAGTTCCCAAAGCGTCTGAAAAGCCACGGCTAGCTCCTGCAAGTCTTCTGTATGACTTCATCCTCGAAAATTTGGCTTACAAGACTATGCACGATAgagaggaggaagttgcTGAAGCTCATGGGAGCACTTTTGACTGGGTATTTAACCAAGCAGACACTCGAGGCAAGCAGTCTGATTGTCTTGAACATGAGTTGACCGCTTGGCTTGGCACCGGCGAACTGGGCCCTATTTACTGGATTACTGGTAAACCCGGCTCTGGAAAGTCGACGTTTATGCGTTTCCTGTTCCAGCACGATTTGACGCGTCAATATTCGAAAGCTTGGGCAAACGGCCAACCAGTATGCATGGCAGGTTTCTTCTTTTGGACCAGCGGATCGCGAGACCAGCGCTCTCAAACGGGTTTACTTCGCTCACTTCTACACCAACTGCTTTCCAAAAACATGGAATTGATCCCGGATACGTTCCCCGACTTATGGCAAAAGCTGAGAGTCATGACCACCAAGGAACGAATACAGCTGTCCCTGGAATGGCTCGTCAAGGACTTGTTGTCTGCTTTCCAGCGTCTAATGGACGCAGCACTGCCCAATATGAAGATTTGCCTATTTGTGGACGGCCTAGATGAATTCGACGGCGACCACATTACCATGAtcaacttcttcagggatcttggcttgggcaaACACGGAGGTTCCGTGAAGATGTGTCTGTCCTCGCGGCCGTGGGCTGTGTTCGAAAACGCATTCGAGCAGGCGGTGCCACATATGAAGCTCCAGGACTTAACGTACGTTGATATGCTCAAGTACACTGCCGATAAGCTACTTGACAATGTGAATATCCGCCGATTACTACGAAAGAATCCTGAATTTGGTGAACAGCTTGTCAATAATGCCGTTCAGCGAGCGGACGGAGTGTTCCTATGGGTGAGACTGGCAGTGAATGAGCTCACTGCCAAGTGGAAAGTTGAATCCGGGACAACTGCCCTAGTCTCTATACTCGAACAGCTTCCCACTGATCTTGACGACTTATTCTCCAAGTTACTGTTCCAAGACCAGACGAAGTCAGAGCAGGGAGAAACAGCAGTGGTATTCCAGCTCATTCGCGCGAGAGAGATAGTCGCAGACTTTGTGAGGGATGATTCAGCGAATTCCCTTACCGTCTGGGAACTAGCCTTTGCTTTACAAGAGCAGGATGACGCTCACACTACCACCTGGGAAGTTGAGGAGGCAGACAACAAGTTTATTTACGACCGGTGCCGCATGACGATTCATCAGATCACAGAGCGCTTTGCCCGCCTACTGGATCTTCATCGGCCTACAAGACAGGGGAACATGAAGCCTCGCTTTTCGGACGACACCCTGCGCGACGCGAGAGTTGAAGCCGCACAGCGAGTCACATACATACATCGCACAGTTCGTGACTGGCTCATGGATGCACCGGGTATCCAGGAAAGATTAGTTGCGCAGTCACCTCCCACGTTTGACCCTCACCTCCGTCTACTGCGATCATATGTCCTTCGACTCAAGAGGCCGCTTGAAGAGATTGAACACCATCGGCGACTGGATGAGTGGTGGCCAGATATTGCTCTCGCGCTAACACACGCTCGATATATCACAAATGATCCTCTTGGTCTTCAGAGACAGTTTGTAAATGAGCTCAACGCGACGCTAAGCTGGCACTGGCTTGAGAAGCCCCAAGATCCATATGACCACTGGGCCAGAAATGCATTTGGCAGTTACGAGATCCGCATGAAGGCCGCACCGATATGGCAGCCGTTTCTGTGCCTTGCCACGAAATTCGGTCTGACTCGTTATGTTTCCGAGGAAGTTACCGCTCGGAACGGCTCGGAAAAGCATGGAATTTcagaagagcagcaagaactGGAGCAAGATGATGCTacgccgttgttggcgtATACGACAGAATTCGTGTGCTCCCGTATGAAGAGCATATTTCCGCTTTCTGATCCGGAACTCGTTAGGTTTCTGCTCAGGAATCCGTGTCGTATTAACCCGGGTCCTAATCATGAGTATTCCGACTTTGTTACCCGGTCGGGGAGGACGTCGTGGGTGGCGCTTTTACGGCATTTGCGGGATGCGCGGCGGCGAGGGTTTATAGCTTACTATGATactgatgttgatggaacGTGTCGATGGGTAGAAATCGTGCGTCTGTttttggaggttggtgagGCGGACCCTCATGCTGTGGTCTTGAAGGATAGTTGGGATCCAGAGATCACGGGCTTGGGGGTGTTGGAATTACTGGATGAGACGTATGGGGCTGTTGAGCTGAAGGAGTTGAAGGAATTTATGGCTAGGAAAAGGGAGGAGAAGGGAAAGCAGTCGCAATATGCGCTACGATCGAAGAAGGCATGATGTGTCCGTTAGTATTATTCTCTTGAAATATATCCTGTAACCAGATTAAAGATTATGACCCTAGTATCCATCTTTCCTGCTGACTTGATTCATTAATTTCTTCCCTTCACTGAATCTCTCCAAATTTgcttcaagaatggcaaacAATCTCTTCCCATATGCGGTGGTTGCCCCGCTTACATGCGGTGTGATTATCAAGTTCTTCGCCTTCCAGAGCTCATGGCCATCAGGTAAAGGCTCAGGGTCGGTAACGTCGATGGCCGCGCCACGAATGACTTCGTTATTCAGTGCTTCGATGAAGTCATCGGTGTTGATAACCTGTCCTCTTGAGATATTCGACACAAAtgtcttctttttgcctAGAACTTTGAACTCCTCTTGCGAAATGAGACCAATTGTACTCTTTGTAAGTGGTGTTGACAGTACGAGCAAGTCTAAATCGGAACCAAGAAATTCGTGAAGTTCCTTTTTAGAACCGCCTGAGAACCATTTACTCGGAAATAAGCCCTCTGGATCCCCCATCCCAGGTGGCGTATATGCGTCATCGCGACGAGATTCAGGTGTATTTCGGGGATGAAGAGTATATGCATGCACGTCCATGCCCATGGCGTTGCAGAGGCGGGCTACTTGTCGGCCAATGCTACCGTACCCCAAGATTCCGCTTTTTGCCAATTATTATCGAGAGCATTCAGGTCATTTGGTGCATCACTTACACTCGCTGTCCCACAGTGTCATCAGGCTCGTCGAGTCTCTGCCAATGGGCATCGCGCTGAAATTCCAAGTATTGAGGTACTATGCTTGTTAACTCACCGAAAAGTATGGATTAGATGAAAATTGTCTCACTTACACTTCTTCTTATACGCCAAAAATGTCCCAATGACCCATTCTGAAATCTGCGGGCTGCTCATGCGTCAATTACACATTGTTGGCTAGGATTGTGTGCCACTTACCCATGCACCCCGTTCGCCGTACAAAATGGGATGTTCGTATTCTTGAACACCGGTTTATCCAGAATCAAATTTGCTCCTGCGCTTATTATCTGGACAAATTGCAAATTACCAGCTTGTTCCAGCGGCGGTAAACAAACCCCTGTGACTAACAAGGTGACATCCCGTCTCGAGTCTTCTGGGATTTCGTTCCAGTCATGCAAGACGAATCCACCCTGGTGGAATACGACTTGGAGATCTGGGAACCGAGTATGGATATTGTTGAGGAAGTCTTGCGGGGGGTCCCAAGGCGTAATGGCGAGTAGTTTGTGGCCTTTGAGGCTCGGGTTGGCTATTTGGCGGATTATAGTCATCTTTGTAAAGTGGCACTAGATGACAGGAAAGCGCAGTGGTAAGAGATGGGTTGTCGTTTGTGGTACGTTAGGTTGCTAAGAGTCAAGAATTTGTAGCTCGTGAtcgggaacattgaacgtgAAGGCTGCTTGTCAAGGGCGGAGTAGCTTGACTTAATAATTGTTGATCACAGTCTGGGTAAAGTCGCACAAATTACCCCACACATAGCatcatcaatggcttggGAGCTAGATCAGTCTACTCAAGTAAAGAGAATGTTATGGGCAAAACAAACGGCCTATATAAACTACCATGACAGATAAATAACTCGTTTCTGGTCTGTGGGTGAGATCTAAACTGCAGATGATGGTCTGATGAGACATGCCAGCTTGACTCTTTGGCATTCGAGGTTTCCTTCCGAAATTTCCGAAATCGGCCAAGCGCCCATGGCAGCACTCTACCTGCTCGCAAGTCTTAACAAAGGTTTGGAGAGTTTTGTTCTTCAAGAATAGAAACTGAGTTGTGGCCCAAGCATATGACGATAGAAGATGTTGGCTTTTGTATGTTGTTTCGGGTGACTTCTGGATTCCTTCGTACCTAGTACCTAAGCACCCAGAGTCCAGTCCACGGAATAGTGAGTGGACCAGTGCAGAATTACCAGACTGACATCTGGAATGTGCACTTTATTTAACAAGCAAGAGCGAACAATGCCCGGAACATTCAACTGGCAGTTGCCATCAGCTGGCGGCAACCCGAGCCAAATTAATAGTTTATACGTGGAAGGAGCCACTTTGACCTCAAGTGCGTGTCTATGGTCAAGATGCCAATCCAACctagaccagacaagacacctgcattcttcttccttcaatgtttatTTAGCTGGCCACACCGAGGGTCGTTGATGAGTTTCTCGATCAAGTGCTCTCGCTCCCCAGCCTTCAACACGGACACGGATTTTGCACTCGTTCATCCCCGCTTGCCTTGCAACCAACTcaaatcagaccagacacttttcAAGACTCCCTTTTTGGTGTAGGTAGTTTCTCCATCTAAGGAAGTTGTGTCAATCCAATGTGCCAGCACGCTTAGCCGTTGGAATCATTTCCGGATTTTGGTTTGGGACCAGTGTGTACTGATTGATATTCTTAGTAGGTGCAAGAAAGAGTCGacaacaaaacaagaatCTTCTCATCTCCCTGTCACTTCTCAAAAAAGAACCATCTTTCAAGAGCTCAAACAAACCATCTCCTCACGCAGTCGACAGCTCGTCATCGTGCGGCATTCACGCACCTACAGTGTACACCATGTCGGATCGTTGTAGAGACAGGGACGAGGAATCAGATCCAACAGCAAAAGGAATTCCACGAACCACCAAATGgctgcagccaagtgcaAAAGTCACACCTCAACAAGCATTCTACGTCTTTGGCATCCATGGAATTGGAGCTATGATTGTCGCCGGGATCGTGAACTTTGCAATCGCCTCTGGTAAGTCACGTTTTCACGCTTATGAACGTGTGTTACTGCTCTTCATAAATTAACAAATACCCCGGACAGTGGCCATCGTGGTTTCGAATGGCGGCTATAGTCGAATCTACAACGTTAAGAAACCAGCCCTGTTGGTGGGCATTGCGGGTGTCAACATTCTTTTGCAATGCATTTTCACTTGGTTTGCTGCGTACAAATTGGTTTCTTGTGATCTTGGTCGCGGCAAGGTGCAGCCTATCGGGTTTGTCAACGAGCCAACAGGCAAATTCATGCGCTGGTTCTTCATTTTATCACGAAACAAAAATGACAACATTGAGAGTGTCCGTGTCATGTCTCTTAAAGGAGCAGGTCAGCACCTCACAAGAGCATTTCTACTCGCAGTATTGGGGTTCGTCCTACTCTGGCCGGCTTCTTTGGGCATACTCATGGTCTTGAGAACCAAAGCTGAAAGAGGGTCCGATTTTGACCTTATTTGGCTTCCGCCAGTGTTGAAAACGGTTCTCGGCGCCGTCCTTGCATTGCTTACAACCCCTTTGATGGCAATATTCTGGTTGCTCAGAGGTGGTTGGGAGGCAAACCAATACCTGTAAAAACTTCACCAAATACATGAATTACGCTCATGAGCCTACAATGAATAGAATTATTAGATTATCCATAGCTCTTAACATTCCTAATATGACACACTCACAATGATTATACATTACTATCTTGAGGTATTCACCAGGcagtgaagatgacgagaaaTCATGAGGCGCTTAACACTTTCGACGGGACCCAGAACTTGCATCCTTTCCTAGTCCTACAACAAGCTCATTATAACATATAAATCGAAGCACAATAGTTATTCCGAAGACAAACCCGTACCAGAGGCAGCTGAACGACTTTAAATGCTCACAACTGGATGGAAGTCGCACCACGATATATCAATTCTTCCATGGCTCGCAACACCACGAGCAGGTAATCCGAGAGAGACAAGGCAGCCACAATATACACAGTTGCATGTCAAGGTTCCCCCACGTGTTATAACCAGCATTTTTAAGGTAGTACGTCAATGCAAAGCTAAACATCCACCACCGGCGCGCGAACAAGCAATCCCAGTTCCGTATAAACATATTGCAAGTTCTGACTAGAAATCTTTGTCCTCGGATGATCTTTTCCAAGTGTTTCTTTGTTCCACTCATAGCACTTCTCCAGCAGCGGCTTAGCCTCGTTCAGTCGATCCATCCTAACGTACGAAACAGCCAGGCCATTCATGACGCCCACAACGGTAGGATTCAACGGTGTATCCACGTCGCTTGCAGGCCGTATGGCAGCGAGAGCGCCTTGAAGGTGCTCGATAGCTTTGTCATAGTCTCCTGTGCGGTTGTACGTGATGCCCAGGTTGATGACACACTTGGCCGTCGTCTCGCTGCCGTCTCCGAggtttgcctttgccaattGCACGGCCTCCTCCTGGATGTCCATTGCCTTTTGTGTGTCTCCCATAGCTAGATAATCCACCCCGAGCATGTCCATTGCCGCTATTGTTTCAGCGTGGGCTGCTCCGCGGGTCCTTTTGCGACATGCAAGCACCATTTCGTGCAGTCGGGCAGCGTCTTCATGGCGGTTCAAGTTGGCGTAGCTGTTGGCGAGGTTATGCATGCTAGTCGCGGTGGCGGCGCTCTCTTCACCTGTTTCTCGTTTCATGATTTCCAaggcttcttcttccagcttgaTGGCATCGTGGTTTCTACCCTGGCCTTTCAGGTCAAGCGCGAGATTGTTGAGAGATTTCGCTGTCTCTTTGTGCGTGTTTCCAAGGACTTCGCGGCGGGCTGAGAGAGCTAGTTGGTCTTGTTCCTCTGCGTCGTTGTATTGTCCTAGGGACCGGTAGTTGAAGGCTAGTTTTGTTCGACATAGTGCTGTTTGAGTGTCGTTGTTTCCGAAGTTGGGCTCGGCGAGTTTTATTGCTTGCTGGAGGGATTCACAGGCTTTGGACCATTCCTCGTTGTCGGAATAGTCGTCGGCGCTGCGGATGAGACCGGCGATTTGGTCTTTAATTTCTTCAAAGGCGGAtgccattttgatgttgatgctgaagTTTGAGTGAGATGCTTTATTGTTTGGAAATAGGTCCATGAGAGAGTTCTCACTTCACGTCATCGAGTTGTCATTTCCGGTTCCACTCTTGCTTTTGTTCGTATTGACCGTATTGAGCTGTTGCGgtttgccttgtcaaactcattcatcaacaactcgaCTCAGTAACGAAATTTTGCCATTCAGTAAAAGAGCCTATTTTGAGCATATTATTGAAGATTAATTTGTGATTCTTTTGCCATTAAGCTTTGGGTTTTGGAGCACCAAGCATCCTAAGTTTGGTAAGCATCACCATGTCTCTCAACTCTCCAAGACTCCAAGACAGTCCCCCTTTCATTTGCAATTTTCATATCACTTCTTTGCCAGCACAAACATGTCCATTTCCTCAATTTCGGTTGAAACCTCGTATCTCAAATCTTGACAATCCAAACCCCCACGTGGGAGAGATTCGCTGGAATTTGGTGCGACAAGGTTCTCCGCATTTGGACGAAACGCAAGTGGCTGCGGGGAAGCCGGACCGACAGGAACACGATGAGACGACATTCACTCGCTCGCTTGAGGATGGAAATCCGAGACCTCATTTCATTGACTAGGATGAATTCTCTACTTACCCACAATCATATCATTTGAACATCTAGTACGGAACCTTTGGTCCCGATAACGGCGAAATAGAAACCAGGGGCTTTCTTTGCTTGCTACTCATCGACAGATTTAACCAGGAGCTTATGAACATCCCTAATCCGAGCTAGCAGTAGATCAGTTGCTCTTACAGTCCTTAAAAGCAAAAGGTTTCAGCCTGGTCATTTACGAAGCACATCCAGTTCAACATGGTTCGTCTGCAAGTGACAACCGACATGAGGCCAATTGTTCAAACCTCACCCTATGTTGGGGGAACAGCCAGCGACAAGTACCGATTCACTGTTCTCGCAGACGGTGTCTTGAGATACGAATGGGCTCCGGACGGCAAATTCGAAGACCGTCCGTCGGCATTTGCTGCCCAGAGAGAGCAACACAGCATTCCTGATTTTCGATTGCGAGAGACGGAAAGCTCGTTGGAAATCGTCACTTCTCGCTTTCACATGACGTACAATAAGCAGGAATTTACACCATACGGATTTTTTGCCGTTGTTCATGGATATACCAATCATACTTGGCGATACGGAGAGCAGGGAGAGAATCTCGGAGGCACCTTTCGGACACTCGACAACATCGATGGTcgagttggagttgatcCTGGAGTTGTGTCTCGGGATGGTTTTGCCAGCATCGACGATTCACATACAATGCTTTTCACAAAAGATGGCTTTGTGGCTCCACGCCAACCTGGGAAGGACCGCATAGATGGATACATCTTTTGCTATGGCCGAGATTATCGCGAAGCTGTACGGGCTCTGTACAAGATATCCGGTCCACAGCCGCTGCTGCCGCGTTGGACGCTCGGAAACTGGTGGAGCAGATACTACGAATACACTACCGAGTCGTACCTGGAGCTCGTGGAGTCGTTCAAGGACATTCGTGTTCCGCTCTCGGTTGGTGTCATTGATATGGACTGGCATCTAGTCAAGGACCCTCGTGTCGCTGCTGCAGGTGTCACCGGGTGGACGGGGTATACTTGGAACAAAAACTTGTTCCCCAATCCAAAGACTTTCATCAAGGCCCTTCATGACAGAAAACTCAAGATATCTCTCAATGAGCATCCCGCCGAAGGTATTGCCAACTATGAGGAAATGTACGCGGCCATGGCGAAAGCCCTCAAGTTCGATACGTCAAATAAGGAAACCATCCCGTTTGATTGTGCGGATCCGACGTTTTTGAAAGCTTACTTTGACATTCTCATTAAACACttggacgatgatggccCTGATTTCTGGTGGATCGATTGGCAGCAAGGTCCGTATTCTCGACTACCGGGCATTGATCCATTGTGGGTGCTGAATCATTTTCACTATCTGCACAATGAGAGACTTCAGGCTGAGCGAAAGCCAagtgatggtggtggtagtCGCCCAATTATATTTTCTAGATATGCTGGACCAGGCAGCCAGAGGTATCCAGTTGGGTTCTCGGGCGACACTGTCATTTCCTGGGACTCACTCAACTTCCAGCCCGAGTTTACGGCAACTGCGAGTAATATTGGTTACGGGTGGTGGAGTCATGATATTGGGGGCCATATGCTAGGCCTTCGGGACGATGATCTCACGGCCCGTTGGGTACAGCTTGGCGTTTTGTCCCCCATTATGAGACTGCATTCCACGAAAACgagatgggtctgcaaggAGCCGTGGAAGCTCCCTGCTGGCTCTGGTGACGGCCCCCGAGATGTGGTTACCAAGTTTATGCGTTTACGCCATCGGCTGATTCCCTACCTGCATACCATGAATGCGCGTGCTGCTGAAGAGGGCTAC
This window contains:
- a CDS encoding small s protein (similar to Eutypa lata UCREL1 XP_007794949.1), translating into MTADPPTVVSPKPRQPVAVAGLIQHAIAIYQFLVSVHRDDLADGNLTVSTSHIHTLSSKLDDIVAVLEKHVGHNDHDIGSLPWACHKVGQDLSLKLNRIKSHFAAADDIRTVEFRKVWPAVDIEALGDRLHELAGRYPDARITFKTSAIYTGSETTAFENEARRDDGQDEMYQTKLDFSEKSVMKMPRKSKVKAGPVGIFQDNVPVPKASEKPRLAPASLLYDFILENLAYKTMHDREEEVAEAHGSTFDWVFNQADTRGKQSDCLEHELTAWLGTGELGPIYWITGKPGSGKSTFMRFLFQHDLTRQYSKAWANGQPVCMAGFFFWTSGSRDQRSQTGLLRSLLHQLLSKNMELIPDTFPDLWQKLRVMTTKERIQLSLEWLVKDLLSAFQRLMDAALPNMKICLFVDGLDEFDGDHITMINFFRDLGLGKHGGSVKMCLSSRPWAVFENAFEQAVPHMKLQDLTYVDMLKYTADKLLDNVNIRRLLRKNPEFGEQLVNNAVQRADGVFLWVRLAVNELTAKWKVESGTTALVSILEQLPTDLDDLFSKLLFQDQTKSEQGETAVVFQLIRAREIVADFVRDDSANSLTVWELAFALQEQDDAHTTTWEVEEADNKFIYDRCRMTIHQITERFARLLDLHRPTRQGNMKPRFSDDTLRDARVEAAQRVTYIHRTVRDWLMDAPGIQERLVAQSPPTFDPHLRLLRSYVLRLKRPLEEIEHHRRLDEWWPDIALALTHARYITNDPLGLQRQFVNELNATLSWHWLEKPQDPYDHWARNAFGSYEIRMKAAPIWQPFLCLATKFGLTRYVSEEVTARNGSEKHGISEEQQELEQDDATPLLAYTTEFVCSRMKSIFPLSDPELVRFLLRNPCRINPGPNHEYSDFVTRSGRTSWVALLRHLRDARRRGFIAYYDTDVDGTCRWVEIVRLFLEVGEADPHAVVLKDSWDPEITGLGVLELLDETYGAVELKELKEFMARKREEKGKQSQYALRSKKA
- a CDS encoding D-isomer specific 2-hydroxyacid dehydrogenase (similar to Metarhizium robertsii ARSEF 23 XP_007818120.1); the protein is MTIIRQIANPSLKGHKLLAITPWDPPQDFLNNIHTRFPDLQVVFHQGGFVLHDWNEIPEDSRRDVTLLVTGVCLPPLEQAGNLQFVQIISAGANLILDKPVFKNTNIPFCTANGVHGPQISEWVIGTFLAYKKKLPQYLEFQRDAHWQRLDEPDDTVGQRVGILGYGSIGRQVARLCNAMGMDVHAYTLHPRNTPESRRDDAYTPPGMGDPEGLFPSKWFSGGSKKELHEFLGSDLDLLVLSTPLTKSTIGLISQEEFKVLGKKKTFVSNISRGQVINTDDFIEALNNEVIRGAAIDVTDPEPLPDGHELWKAKNLIITPHVSGATTAYGKRLFAILEANLERFSEGKKLMNQVSRKDGY
- a CDS encoding TPR domain-containing protein (similar to Aspergillus oryzae RIB40 XP_001825869.2), whose protein sequence is MASAFEEIKDQIAGLIRSADDYSDNEEWSKACESLQQAIKLAEPNFGNNDTQTALCRTKLAFNYRSLGQYNDAEEQDQLALSARREVLGNTHKETAKSLNNLALDLKGQGRNHDAIKLEEEALEIMKRETGEESAATATSMHNLANSYANLNRHEDAARLHEMVLACRKRTRGAAHAETIAAMDMLGVDYLAMGDTQKAMDIQEEAVQLAKANLGDGSETTAKCVINLGITYNRTGDYDKAIEHLQGALAAIRPASDVDTPLNPTVVGVMNGLAVSYVRMDRLNEAKPLLEKCYEWNKETLGKDHPRTKISSQNLQYVYTELGLLVRAPVVDV
- a CDS encoding alpha-xylosidase (similar to Pyrenophora tritici-repentis Pt-1C-BFP XP_001931618.1), whose protein sequence is MVRLQVTTDMRPIVQTSPYVGGTASDKYRFTVLADGVLRYEWAPDGKFEDRPSAFAAQREQHSIPDFRLRETESSLEIVTSRFHMTYNKQEFTPYGFFAVVHGYTNHTWRYGEQGENLGGTFRTLDNIDGRVGVDPGVVSRDGFASIDDSHTMLFTKDGFVAPRQPGKDRIDGYIFCYGRDYREAVRALYKISGPQPLLPRWTLGNWWSRYYEYTTESYLELVESFKDIRVPLSVGVIDMDWHLVKDPRVAAAGVTGWTGYTWNKNLFPNPKTFIKALHDRKLKISLNEHPAEGIANYEEMYAAMAKALKFDTSNKETIPFDCADPTFLKAYFDILIKHLDDDGPDFWWIDWQQGPYSRLPGIDPLWVLNHFHYLHNERLQAERKPSDGGGSRPIIFSRYAGPGSQRYPVGFSGDTVISWDSLNFQPEFTATASNIGYGWWSHDIGGHMLGLRDDDLTARWVQLGVLSPIMRLHSTKTRWVCKEPWKLPAGSGDGPRDVVTKFMRLRHRLIPYLHTMNARAAEEGYPLIQPMYWEYPNRDEAYKVPNQYYFGTEMIVAPITSPQNTTTKTGKVKAWLPPGRYVDFFTGVVYDGDRFLWLNRTLDRAPVLLKQGAIVPLDANLEPGNGCDNPDGFEVVVVVGADGKFDLLEEDDASQENAQRKPVSWIKTSISFTQSTGTISIQTPGKSKFSKARDWNIRLLGYKPKGFPEVQVNQKSVRMESTPEDNGVLVKVGEIPPGGNAIIKIGPVVEPSVNDPLALADPIVFAAQIGYKTKEAVDDILSPKGVSGAVRASQVDATDMDADLRLVLKEFLLADSRT